The DNA window CGCCGTGGTCACGGGCAGGACCGGCAGACCGAGCATGAAGGCCAATCCCACGCCGCCGTAGGAGGCATGGGCAATGCCGCCGGAAATGAAGACAATGCGATTGACCACCACCAGCGAACCGATGATGCCGCAGATGAGGCTGGCGAGAAGCCCCGCAATCAGGGCGTTCTGCATGAAATCAAAACCGAGGAGATCCATCACGACTCCCCACCTTTTTCCTGATCGCCGTGGTCGTGGGGCGCGAGCACCCGATGCGGCACATGACCATGGGTAACCAACTCCACCGGGCAGCACGCATCATCGGCGCCGCCATAGGCCATGGTGAACATATCGTCGGTGATCTTCGGAGCCTTGTGAAAATGCAGGGTTCGATTGACGCAGGCCACGGATTTTACTCCAGACGACAGCGATGAAATATCGTGACTGACCATGACCACGGTCATGTCCGAATTGAGTTCATTGAGCAAATGGAAAAGGGAACTCCGGCTGGCCGAATCCACGCTGGCCGTGGGTTCGTCGAGCAGGAGCAGCTCGGGCTCGTCAACAAGGGCGCGGGCTATGAACACGCGTTGCGTCTGACCGCCGGACAAACGGATCAGGCTCCGCTTCTCGTATTCAAGCATATTGACGCGCTCTAGGGCTTTCCGTGCCTTTTCCCGCTCGTCCTTCGAATGAGTGCGGCGGGCAATGCCTCGAAGCCCCGGCTGAACCATGCCCATGCAGACCGCTTCCAGCACGGTGATGGGAAAAGATTTTGCGACAACGGTATGCTGCGGCAGATAGCCGATGCGTCCCCCGGCCTCTCCCGGAGCCGCGCCAAGAACCTTGATCACGCCTGCATCCGGCTTGAGCAGGCCGAGCATGAGCTTGAGCAACGTGGATTTGCCCCCGCCATTGGGGCC is part of the Pseudodesulfovibrio sp. S3 genome and encodes:
- a CDS encoding metal ABC transporter ATP-binding protein, whose product is MAEPVIDIQGLQFSLGGVPVLENVDLRIELGDYLAVLGPNGGGKSTLLKLMLGLLKPDAGVIKVLGAAPGEAGGRIGYLPQHTVVAKSFPITVLEAVCMGMVQPGLRGIARRTHSKDEREKARKALERVNMLEYEKRSLIRLSGGQTQRVFIARALVDEPELLLLDEPTASVDSASRSSLFHLLNELNSDMTVVMVSHDISSLSSGVKSVACVNRTLHFHKAPKITDDMFTMAYGGADDACCPVELVTHGHVPHRVLAPHDHGDQEKGGES